In Thermocrinis minervae, a single genomic region encodes these proteins:
- the nuoE gene encoding NADH-quinone oxidoreductase subunit NuoE produces the protein MLDEALLKKLQEHINYFPRKEQSVLLCLHEIQDYYGNIPEFAIKELAQLLEVPQNHVENVVAFYDMFDRGIPARHRIRVCVSVVCHLMGNKRLIDALKEILKVDFGEVTPDGRFKLIGVQCIGGCSEAPVFMVDNDTYKFESKEKLHEILSKYT, from the coding sequence ATGCTTGATGAGGCCTTACTGAAGAAACTTCAGGAGCATATAAACTACTTTCCCAGGAAAGAGCAGTCTGTACTCCTGTGTCTTCACGAGATCCAAGATTACTACGGGAACATACCCGAGTTTGCCATAAAAGAGCTTGCACAGCTCCTCGAGGTTCCTCAAAACCACGTGGAGAACGTGGTTGCCTTTTACGATATGTTTGACAGGGGTATTCCTGCTAGGCACAGGATAAGGGTATGTGTAAGCGTGGTATGCCATCTTATGGGTAACAAAAGGTTGATAGATGCTCTGAAGGAGATACTCAAGGTAGACTTTGGTGAGGTTACTCCTGATGGAAGGTTCAAGCTCATTGGGGTGCAGTGTATCGGAGGATGCTCCGAGGCACCCGTCTTTATGGTAGACAACGACACCTATAAATTTGAAAGTAAGGAGAAGCTCCATGAGATCCTTTCCAAATATACTTAA
- the nuoF gene encoding NADH-quinone oxidoreductase subunit NuoF produces MRSFPNILNIYAETALNMLLKRAKKPKTHTIEEYLADGGYKALEKALSMKPEEIIEHVEKSDLRGRGGAGFPTGKKWRFAVANPAPRYLVCNADESEPGTFKDRVLIERDPHLLIEGMIISAYAIGANEAFIYIRGEYPAGYYILRNAIEEAKRYGFLGKNILGSGFDLEIYVARGAGAYICGEESALIESLEGKRGFPRIKPPYPVQHGLWGRPTVVNNVETLCNIPFIVSMGWENYKYIGPSDYPGPKLFPISGKVKKPGVYELPMNTTLREVIFKYAGGTIGNKKVKAVFSGALDAFSADELDTPMDYSPFGFGGTGTVIVLTEDDDLMEACYKIAEFYAHESCGQCTPCRVGTHEQEHLLKKILKGEATEEDWEGFIFVNRHIQPTSICGLGAVAGRLIKQVMEKFPEEVEAYRKRVKA; encoded by the coding sequence ATGAGATCCTTTCCAAATATACTTAACATCTACGCAGAAACTGCTCTTAACATGCTGCTAAAGAGGGCCAAAAAGCCAAAGACTCATACCATAGAGGAGTATCTGGCCGACGGAGGGTACAAGGCCTTAGAGAAGGCCCTCAGTATGAAGCCTGAGGAGATAATAGAGCACGTAGAAAAAAGCGATCTTAGGGGCCGTGGTGGTGCAGGATTTCCAACGGGAAAAAAGTGGCGTTTTGCTGTAGCCAACCCGGCACCCAGGTATCTCGTATGCAACGCGGACGAGTCTGAACCAGGTACTTTCAAAGACAGGGTGCTTATAGAGAGAGATCCCCACCTGCTAATAGAAGGTATGATCATATCTGCCTACGCCATAGGTGCTAACGAAGCCTTCATATACATTAGGGGTGAGTATCCAGCCGGTTACTACATACTTAGGAATGCTATAGAGGAGGCAAAAAGGTACGGTTTTCTGGGTAAGAACATCTTGGGCAGCGGTTTTGACCTTGAGATATACGTAGCCAGAGGAGCAGGTGCTTACATCTGTGGTGAGGAGAGTGCTCTTATAGAGTCCTTAGAAGGTAAGAGGGGCTTTCCCAGGATAAAGCCTCCTTATCCGGTGCAGCATGGACTCTGGGGAAGGCCTACGGTGGTCAACAACGTGGAAACTCTGTGTAACATACCCTTCATAGTGAGCATGGGCTGGGAGAACTACAAGTACATAGGGCCAAGTGACTATCCAGGCCCTAAGCTTTTCCCCATAAGCGGAAAGGTCAAGAAGCCTGGTGTCTACGAGCTTCCCATGAACACAACTCTACGAGAGGTTATCTTCAAGTACGCTGGTGGAACCATAGGAAACAAGAAGGTAAAGGCCGTATTCTCTGGAGCTCTGGATGCTTTTTCGGCGGACGAGCTTGACACTCCCATGGACTACTCTCCCTTTGGCTTTGGTGGAACTGGTACTGTCATAGTTCTCACCGAGGATGATGACCTTATGGAGGCTTGCTACAAAATAGCCGAGTTCTATGCTCATGAGAGCTGTGGGCAGTGTACTCCATGCAGAGTAGGAACCCACGAACAAGAACACCTTTTGAAAAAGATCCTAAAGGGAGAGGCTACAGAAGAAGACTGGGAAGGCTTCATATTCGTCAACAGGCACATACAACCTACTTCCATATGTGGACTCGGTGCCGTGGCAGGCAGGCTGATAAAACAGGTCATGGAAAAGTTCCCAGAGGAGGTTGAGGCTTATAGGAAAAGAGTAAAAGCTTGA
- the gmk gene encoding guanylate kinase translates to MGNLYVLSAPSGAGKTTIAKKLLESVKRLDRAITATTRERRAGEKHGVDYYFMSKEEFEKHIKEGNFLEYAIVYGNYYGTPIWEVERILKEGKDCLLVIDVQGARSVKEKFKDSVLIFVLPPSLEELERRIKSRSHRDKNIEERLKSVEEEIACSRFFDYLVVNEFLDETVDTIRNIILSHRHSREAFLENIQDYVHDERLRYIILNSECKLFGGVKHERKA, encoded by the coding sequence ATGGGAAATCTTTACGTTCTTTCTGCACCTTCTGGTGCAGGTAAAACAACTATAGCCAAAAAGCTCCTAGAATCCGTAAAACGCTTAGATAGGGCTATAACTGCAACTACAAGGGAAAGGCGAGCTGGTGAAAAACACGGCGTTGACTACTACTTTATGTCAAAGGAGGAGTTTGAAAAGCATATAAAAGAGGGTAACTTCTTGGAATACGCCATCGTGTACGGAAACTACTACGGAACACCTATCTGGGAGGTAGAAAGGATTCTAAAAGAGGGTAAAGACTGCTTGCTTGTTATAGACGTTCAGGGTGCAAGGTCCGTAAAGGAAAAGTTTAAGGATAGCGTTCTTATCTTTGTGTTGCCTCCTTCCCTTGAAGAGTTAGAAAGGCGCATAAAATCAAGAAGTCACAGGGACAAAAACATAGAGGAGCGCTTGAAGTCTGTAGAGGAGGAGATAGCCTGCAGCAGATTTTTTGACTATCTAGTGGTCAACGAATTTCTGGACGAAACGGTAGACACCATAAGGAACATCATCCTCTCCCACAGACATTCGAGAGAAGCATTTTTAGAAAACATCCAAGACTACGTACATGATGAAAGGTTAAGGTATATAATACTTAACTCTGAGTGTAAGCTGTTCGGAGGTGTTAAACATGAGCGAAAGGCCTAA
- a CDS encoding D-alanine--D-alanine ligase family protein, with translation MRVVVLMGGPSAEREISLRSGKAVADALRSLGYEVFTLDLAPDVCQRLLEIRPDKVFIALHGPYGEDGRLQGLLDILGIPYVGSGHLGSAIAMDKDISKKILSYHGIPTPRWICVRDKDIDWDWEDFPAVVKPSDQGSSVGLYIVNSPEQLKDAVKECLKLTKKVLVEEFIDGVDVTVGILMGKPLPPIEIRPRKGVYDYESKYTKGMTEYVFLEDDKLIEELQDLALNVFEVLELKDLARIDFRVSKEGKAYFLEANTIPGMTELSLFPMACQKAGIGFERMVEMLLGEG, from the coding sequence ATGAGGGTAGTAGTTCTTATGGGAGGGCCATCGGCAGAAAGAGAGATATCATTGCGCTCAGGAAAGGCCGTGGCAGATGCTCTAAGGTCCCTAGGGTACGAAGTCTTTACCTTAGATCTGGCTCCAGACGTATGTCAGAGGCTCTTGGAAATAAGGCCAGACAAAGTATTCATAGCGCTGCATGGTCCTTACGGAGAAGATGGAAGGCTGCAAGGACTTTTGGACATCCTCGGCATACCCTACGTGGGGAGTGGACATCTTGGTAGTGCTATAGCCATGGACAAGGACATCTCCAAAAAGATTCTTAGCTACCATGGTATACCTACCCCCAGGTGGATATGTGTAAGGGATAAGGACATTGATTGGGATTGGGAAGATTTCCCTGCTGTAGTAAAGCCTTCAGACCAAGGTTCAAGTGTAGGACTCTACATAGTAAACAGCCCCGAGCAACTAAAGGATGCGGTTAAAGAGTGTCTTAAACTCACAAAAAAGGTGCTCGTGGAGGAGTTCATAGACGGTGTTGATGTAACAGTAGGCATCTTGATGGGCAAACCTCTACCACCCATAGAGATAAGACCACGAAAGGGTGTTTATGACTATGAAAGCAAGTACACGAAGGGTATGACCGAATATGTTTTCCTAGAAGATGATAAGTTGATAGAAGAGCTACAGGATTTGGCACTGAATGTGTTTGAAGTTCTAGAGCTTAAGGATCTTGCAAGAATAGACTTTAGAGTGTCTAAGGAAGGAAAAGCGTACTTCTTGGAAGCGAACACCATACCTGGCATGACAGAGCTTAGCCTTTTCCCTATGGCGTGCCAAAAAGCCGGCATAGGATTTGAAAGGATGGTGGAGATGCTCTTAGGGGAAGGATGA
- a CDS encoding lytic transglycosylase domain-containing protein, with the protein MILLILILISFLHAQELLPTEYKLFIEFKRNNDTELGERIVKEYPDAVFLDDLKLLLAKVFYTKGEEEKAKSYLLSINPRELKPDLKEEFKKLWQRLSLDPKQGFLKSPYLFSEWAGSVRVEDPQMRLQIATELFRHRKYRAVVEFLENNYLPEACHLLGSSYVRLGDLQKGISILQDCNRKESKETLLRVYYKQGDEQAVDRLVQEDAKLALLAGKLYMSDGHLQRAFEYLSLARHSFEGNFLRGLILYSMGRYREALNSFLEASNVAKDEEEYARASFWVYKTYKVLGEEDIALDYLRRSSEGTGFYSLVASMYLGKPLDFGVLRAVFADSELPKQALTVEAIKKAGFDYYARKEAVKRIDLMSPADIVYISKVDPFVAIWMAAKKYGANSDVFRAVAYPKAYREYVNYYSRKYNVDPNLVFAVIRQESLFDPYAVSAANAKGLMQLIEPTAKRMAKLLGLESFDLFEPRQNVQLGVFYLRYLLDLWKGDVIRAVASYNAGENTVAKWPNYTDPYLFIEMIPYAETRNYVKRVLQGYYIYSSFP; encoded by the coding sequence GTGATCCTATTAATACTTATCCTGATAAGCTTTCTGCATGCACAAGAACTCCTGCCCACGGAATACAAACTTTTCATAGAGTTCAAGCGAAATAACGATACAGAACTAGGGGAGAGAATAGTAAAAGAGTATCCTGATGCTGTATTTTTGGACGATCTAAAACTCCTCCTTGCTAAGGTCTTTTATACAAAGGGTGAAGAGGAAAAGGCAAAAAGTTACCTTCTTTCTATCAACCCAAGAGAGTTAAAGCCAGACCTCAAGGAAGAGTTCAAGAAGTTATGGCAGAGGCTATCCCTAGATCCTAAGCAGGGTTTTCTGAAAAGCCCATATCTCTTCTCCGAGTGGGCAGGGTCCGTCAGGGTAGAGGATCCGCAGATGCGACTTCAGATAGCTACGGAGCTTTTCAGACACAGAAAGTACAGAGCAGTCGTGGAATTTTTAGAGAACAACTACCTCCCAGAGGCCTGTCATCTGCTCGGAAGCAGCTACGTGCGCCTTGGAGACCTTCAGAAGGGCATCAGCATACTACAGGATTGCAACAGAAAGGAGTCCAAGGAGACCCTTCTTAGAGTCTACTATAAACAAGGTGATGAGCAGGCTGTAGATAGGCTTGTACAAGAAGATGCAAAGCTAGCCCTTCTGGCAGGAAAGCTATACATGTCGGATGGTCATCTTCAAAGGGCTTTTGAATACCTAAGCTTGGCAAGACACAGCTTTGAGGGTAACTTCTTGAGGGGTCTTATCCTTTATTCCATGGGACGCTACAGAGAAGCACTTAATAGTTTCTTAGAAGCCTCCAACGTCGCCAAGGATGAAGAAGAGTACGCAAGGGCTAGCTTTTGGGTTTACAAGACATACAAGGTCCTTGGGGAGGAAGATATTGCACTGGACTACCTAAGACGAAGTTCCGAAGGAACAGGCTTTTATTCCTTGGTGGCAAGTATGTATCTTGGCAAACCTTTGGACTTTGGAGTGTTGAGGGCAGTCTTTGCGGATTCTGAACTACCTAAACAGGCTCTCACAGTAGAAGCCATAAAGAAGGCAGGGTTTGACTACTACGCAAGGAAGGAGGCTGTAAAAAGGATAGATCTTATGTCACCAGCTGACATAGTCTACATCTCTAAGGTAGATCCCTTCGTGGCCATATGGATGGCCGCCAAAAAGTATGGAGCAAACTCAGACGTTTTCAGGGCTGTAGCCTACCCAAAAGCCTATAGGGAGTACGTGAATTATTACAGCAGGAAGTACAACGTAGATCCAAACCTGGTCTTTGCAGTAATCAGACAGGAGAGTCTTTTTGACCCTTACGCAGTCTCTGCGGCCAACGCCAAGGGTCTTATGCAGCTCATAGAACCCACGGCAAAGAGGATGGCCAAGCTTTTAGGTCTAGAAAGCTTTGACCTCTTTGAACCACGCCAGAATGTACAGCTTGGAGTTTTCTACCTTAGGTATCTCTTAGACCTGTGGAAGGGAGACGTAATCAGGGCTGTGGCCAGTTACAACGCCGGTGAGAACACAGTGGCCAAGTGGCCCAACTACACAGACCCTTACCTCTTCATAGAGATGATACCTTACGCGGAGACCAGGAACTACGTAAAGAGAGTGCTCCAAGGCTACTACATCTACTCATCCTTCCCCTAA
- the rpoZ gene encoding DNA-directed RNA polymerase subunit omega, producing MSERPNIEQAMKQVRSRYELVHAAVKRTLQLMEEGEDIFIRDRKTGRLIKKTFQAIQDIAEGRVKVSIKEENQGG from the coding sequence ATGAGCGAAAGGCCTAACATAGAGCAGGCTATGAAGCAAGTCCGTTCAAGGTACGAACTTGTACACGCCGCCGTAAAGAGAACACTACAGCTCATGGAGGAAGGAGAGGACATTTTCATAAGGGACAGAAAGACGGGTAGGCTCATCAAAAAAACCTTCCAGGCCATACAAGACATAGCTGAGGGTAGAGTAAAGGTAAGTATAAAAGAGGAGAACCAGGGTGGTTAA